The proteins below come from a single Streptococcus porcinus genomic window:
- a CDS encoding NAD(P)-dependent oxidoreductase — protein sequence MFDTLIRHDKNREKLDFYATDKRAVHELLKREQFTSPIYEPACGMGHIGKILEEYGYTVKATDICYRGYGEEREVDFFALKENKLDIITNPPYFCANEFLRHALEISKEKVKIAMLFRLAFLEGQSRYELFRKYPPKRVYVFSKRLNCAKNGEFERYRSSAIAFAWFIWEVGHTGSTELRWIR from the coding sequence ATGTTTGATACTCTAATAAGACATGATAAAAATAGGGAGAAATTAGACTTTTATGCTACAGATAAAAGGGCAGTACATGAACTTTTAAAAAGAGAACAGTTTACATCACCTATTTATGAGCCAGCTTGCGGAATGGGACATATCGGAAAAATTTTGGAAGAATACGGATATACGGTAAAAGCGACAGATATTTGTTATAGGGGATATGGAGAAGAAAGAGAAGTTGATTTTTTTGCACTTAAAGAAAATAAACTGGATATAATAACCAATCCTCCATATTTTTGTGCAAATGAGTTTTTACGACACGCACTTGAGATTTCAAAAGAAAAGGTAAAGATAGCGATGCTATTTCGATTGGCATTTTTAGAAGGTCAATCAAGGTATGAGTTATTTAGAAAGTATCCTCCTAAGAGAGTATATGTGTTTTCTAAAAGACTAAATTGTGCAAAAAACGGTGAATTTGAAAGATATAGAAGCAGTGCAATTGCCTTTGCATGGTTTATATGGGAGGTGGGACATACCGGAAGTACGGAGTTAAGGTGGATTAGGTAA
- a CDS encoding TnpV protein, with translation MPEKINASKLNRFGKERLKYLKEEKQEEYQIMLMEETLMDHLIDIQEQVEDFLNIEELRMKEAWKMTTEMQDQDFLKYVGLKKNLDMTLTKMAMEQIVWV, from the coding sequence ATGCCGGAGAAAATAAACGCAAGCAAACTGAACCGATTTGGCAAGGAGAGACTGAAATATCTCAAAGAGGAGAAACAAGAGGAATATCAGATTATGCTGATGGAAGAAACTTTAATGGATCATTTGATAGATATTCAGGAACAAGTGGAGGATTTCCTGAATATAGAAGAGCTGAGGATGAAAGAAGCTTGGAAAATGACCACAGAAATGCAGGATCAGGACTTTCTGAAATACGTAGGACTGAAGAAGAACTTGGATATGACACTAACAAAAATGGCGATGGAACAGATCGTTTGGGTATAG
- a CDS encoding DNA topoisomerase 3 codes for MQTLVISEKPSVAISISKVLGATKKKDGYYEGNGYRVSRCVGHLIQMANPDSYDEKYAKWNIEDLPIVPSEYKYEIMKSTKKQFAILKKLMNDKEVEFVINACDAGREGESIFRLVYLQANCKKKMKRLWISSMEDEAIRDGFDSLKDGKEYDNLFESAQARAIADWLVGMNLSRLYSCLYKQNYSVGRVQTPTLAMIVKRDDEIANFKKERYYTIEISVNGFVLSTDRIDDEIAAEQLLNLVCDKIEITDVIRKEKITKPDLPFDLTTLQRECNKYFGYSAKQTLDYAQSLYEKKLITYPRTDSRYLTTDMITTMINNILGQNDFDTERIKVVFNSSKVTDHHAIVPTVSSLKEDVSDLPLSEAKVYFLIADKFHASVGYPLIENTTKIVATFDGFEFTSSGKVIVDEGFTKYLKEYKSKKKEEPVLPDVNVGDVLNIENKEIKEKFTQPPKHFTEGTLLKSMEIAGNDALEKGVEVERKGLGTPATRAGIIENLIFKGFVERDKKNLIATHKGISLVTIVADNFKSAETTAKWEIELSDIAQGKSSKEEFLKKIESEIRNELTHYKKE; via the coding sequence GGGACACCTAATTCAAATGGCAAATCCGGATTCCTATGATGAAAAGTATGCAAAATGGAATATAGAAGATTTGCCGATTGTTCCGAGTGAATACAAATATGAAATAATGAAATCTACAAAGAAACAGTTTGCTATCCTTAAAAAACTGATGAATGATAAGGAGGTGGAATTTGTAATCAATGCTTGCGATGCAGGACGTGAGGGTGAGAGTATTTTTAGACTGGTATATCTTCAGGCGAATTGTAAAAAGAAAATGAAACGCCTTTGGATTTCTTCAATGGAAGATGAAGCAATTCGAGATGGATTTGATAGCCTTAAAGATGGAAAAGAATATGATAATTTATTTGAATCTGCACAGGCAAGAGCGATTGCAGATTGGCTTGTAGGAATGAATTTAAGCAGGTTATATTCTTGCCTTTATAAGCAAAATTATTCTGTTGGCAGAGTGCAAACTCCTACCCTTGCCATGATTGTAAAAAGAGATGATGAGATAGCAAACTTTAAAAAGGAAAGATATTATACCATAGAGATTTCTGTAAATGGGTTTGTTCTTTCCACAGATAGAATTGATGATGAAATAGCAGCAGAACAGCTCTTAAATTTAGTATGTGATAAGATTGAAATTACCGATGTAATTCGGAAAGAAAAGATTACAAAGCCGGATTTACCTTTTGACCTGACAACACTCCAAAGAGAGTGCAATAAATATTTCGGATATAGTGCCAAGCAAACCCTTGATTATGCTCAAAGTCTTTATGAGAAAAAGCTTATTACCTATCCAAGAACAGACAGCAGATACCTTACAACAGATATGATTACAACTATGATAAATAACATATTGGGACAAAATGACTTTGATACAGAGCGTATTAAGGTCGTTTTTAATTCAAGCAAGGTAACGGATCACCATGCGATTGTTCCGACAGTTAGTTCATTGAAAGAAGATGTATCAGATCTTCCTTTAAGTGAGGCTAAAGTTTACTTCCTTATAGCTGATAAATTTCACGCAAGTGTAGGCTATCCTTTAATCGAGAATACTACTAAAATTGTAGCAACTTTTGATGGCTTTGAATTTACAAGCTCAGGAAAAGTTATTGTAGATGAAGGCTTTACAAAGTATTTGAAAGAATATAAGTCCAAGAAGAAAGAAGAACCTGTTTTGCCGGATGTAAATGTAGGAGATGTTTTAAACATTGAAAATAAAGAGATTAAAGAGAAATTTACCCAACCTCCGAAACACTTTACTGAAGGTACGCTCTTAAAGTCTATGGAGATTGCAGGAAATGATGCCTTAGAAAAAGGTGTAGAAGTGGAAAGAAAAGGGCTTGGGACACCTGCAACAAGGGCGGGGATTATTGAAAATCTAATCTTTAAGGGATTTGTAGAAAGAGATAAGAAGAATTTGATTGCAACGCATAAAGGAATTAGCCTTGTAACGATTGTAGCCGATAACTTTAAGTCAGCAGAAACGACAGCAAAGTGGGAAATAGAGTTATCGGATATTGCTCAAGGGAAATCTTCAAAGGAAGAATTTTTAAAGAAAATAGAATCTGAGATAAGAAATGAACTAACTCATTATAAAAAGGAGTAG
- a CDS encoding conjugal transfer protein → MDNNEVLQSQENKTKNVMQEIKEEYTKTADFLEEHTGIQLNIAEELKDEMKNKDFDANIEELKALKEEITGLKAEIKRLNEMENIGLSSLIVRDIKTVGNTLINLQEKAVGSIKHLYDNMKHQLSYNLTKAQEKFVQMKIGIVKGLVNSMQDFIKDQQKKLDTCLEKLDNLSKEIQKDEEKLGKDSLNKAEKPIEKKEQNERKKEGQKEKTEKKPSVLKKLKENQQRIKNEEKVRDVKIAKKDKGMEI, encoded by the coding sequence ATGGATAATAACGAAGTATTACAATCACAGGAAAACAAGACAAAAAATGTTATGCAGGAGATTAAAGAGGAATATACCAAAACAGCCGACTTTTTAGAAGAACATACAGGCATACAGCTTAATATAGCAGAGGAACTCAAAGATGAGATGAAAAATAAGGACTTTGATGCAAATATTGAAGAGTTAAAAGCACTCAAGGAAGAAATCACCGGATTAAAAGCCGAGATTAAACGATTAAATGAAATGGAAAATATAGGGTTAAGTTCACTGATTGTGCGAGATATTAAGACTGTAGGCAATACCCTTATTAATTTACAGGAAAAAGCCGTTGGAAGTATCAAACATTTGTATGACAATATGAAACATCAGCTTTCTTACAACCTTACTAAAGCACAGGAAAAATTCGTACAGATGAAAATAGGAATTGTAAAAGGATTGGTAAACTCCATGCAAGATTTTATTAAGGATCAACAAAAGAAACTGGATACTTGCCTTGAAAAGTTAGATAATCTATCCAAAGAAATCCAAAAAGATGAAGAAAAATTAGGGAAAGACAGTCTGAATAAAGCGGAAAAACCGATAGAAAAAAAGGAACAAAATGAAAGAAAAAAAGAAGGTCAAAAGGAAAAGACAGAGAAAAAACCGTCTGTACTTAAAAAATTAAAAGAAAATCAGCAAAGAATCAAGAATGAAGAAAAAGTAAGGGATGTAAAGATAGCTAAAAAAGATAAGGGAATGGAAATATAG